Proteins from one Lachnospiraceae bacterium KGMB03038 genomic window:
- the allB gene encoding allantoinase AllB, with product MYDVIICGGQVVTPLGIKELDIGIQDGKITALSEVGMCEEAVPRIDASGKYILPGGIDVHVHMNDLGAEEMEDWRHGSLAAAVGGITTVVDMPIDNVPSTTDSKSMRRKLERIRGNSYVDYLLWGGLTADNLEKLPGMLEEGAVGFKTFLIDSSGEDFGRTTDGVLLEAMKAAAKEDFPIMIHAENDELNQYYTEQYGTSTDWADWSKMHPESGELEAVAKCLVFAGITGARIHIAHVSSAKTADMIEAARRKGIRVTCETCPHYLIFTDQDYEEKGALLKCAPPVRDEKNRQRLWEALNDGRIDMISSDHSPSQGGKEYHWIKEAWAGIAGIQNTLLAMYSEGFCKGKISLEQVAAVCSANPAQMLGISRHKGSIEVGKDADLVILDPKKDTIFKRDQMKMKVKESVYENYHFRGRIERSFLRGREVTEGAPAGRYIRR from the coding sequence ATGTATGATGTGATCATTTGTGGAGGGCAGGTTGTCACTCCCTTGGGTATAAAAGAATTGGATATCGGCATCCAAGATGGGAAGATTACCGCGTTGTCAGAAGTGGGAATGTGTGAAGAGGCCGTTCCCAGGATTGATGCTTCTGGGAAATATATCCTGCCTGGCGGGATTGATGTTCATGTGCATATGAACGATCTAGGAGCAGAAGAAATGGAAGATTGGCGGCATGGGTCTCTGGCCGCTGCGGTTGGAGGAATCACAACGGTAGTGGATATGCCAATCGATAATGTGCCCTCTACAACGGACAGCAAGAGCATGCGCAGAAAACTAGAACGTATACGGGGTAATTCCTATGTGGATTACCTATTGTGGGGAGGACTTACCGCAGATAATCTGGAGAAACTGCCGGGGATGTTGGAAGAAGGAGCTGTCGGATTTAAAACTTTTCTTATAGACAGCAGCGGAGAAGATTTTGGCAGGACGACGGATGGAGTCCTCTTGGAAGCAATGAAGGCGGCGGCAAAAGAAGACTTCCCGATTATGATCCATGCGGAAAATGATGAACTGAATCAATATTATACGGAACAATACGGAACCAGTACAGACTGGGCGGATTGGTCTAAAATGCATCCGGAATCAGGGGAGTTGGAAGCCGTGGCAAAATGTTTGGTGTTTGCCGGAATAACAGGAGCCAGGATTCACATTGCCCATGTCAGCAGCGCAAAGACGGCGGATATGATTGAAGCTGCCAGACGAAAAGGGATAAGAGTCACCTGTGAAACCTGTCCCCATTATCTGATTTTTACCGATCAGGACTATGAAGAAAAGGGGGCCCTCCTAAAATGTGCCCCTCCGGTCCGGGATGAAAAAAATCGCCAAAGATTATGGGAGGCGCTAAATGATGGGCGGATTGATATGATTTCGTCTGACCATTCGCCGAGCCAAGGAGGAAAAGAGTATCACTGGATCAAGGAAGCATGGGCGGGAATCGCAGGAATCCAGAACACGTTGCTGGCAATGTATTCGGAAGGATTTTGCAAAGGAAAGATTTCTCTGGAACAAGTGGCGGCAGTCTGTTCCGCAAATCCAGCGCAGATGCTTGGAATCAGCAGACATAAAGGAAGTATTGAGGTGGGAAAGGACGCAGATTTAGTTATATTGGATCCAAAGAAAGACACGATTTTTAAAAGGGATCAAATGAAAATGAAAGTAAAGGAAAGCGTCTACGAGAATTATCATTTCCGTGGCCGGATTGAACGCAGCTTTCTCCGGGGAAGGGAAGTGACAGAAGGCGCGCCGGCGGGACGCTATATACGCAGGTGA